In one Acidobacteriota bacterium genomic region, the following are encoded:
- the ftsE gene encoding cell division ATP-binding protein FtsE translates to MIRLHNVHKRFSGEVAALGGVTLEVEKGEFVFVTGPSGAGKTTLLRLLLRQQRPSEGNIFVAGRNVGALPDRKIPELRRSMGVVFQDFKLIARKNALENVAYVLNVAGHSRAEQRRRAYNALRSVGLNHRLNVYPRALSGGEQQRVAIARAIVCEPDILLADEPTGNLDPDLAVETMRLFREINARGTTVVVATHDRDLIRRMQRRTIILDGGRVVDVDRTG, encoded by the coding sequence GTGATCCGCCTGCACAACGTGCACAAGCGATTCAGTGGCGAAGTCGCCGCGTTGGGCGGCGTCACCCTGGAAGTCGAGAAGGGCGAGTTCGTCTTCGTCACGGGGCCTTCGGGAGCCGGCAAGACGACGCTCCTCAGACTGCTCCTACGTCAGCAGCGTCCCAGCGAGGGGAACATCTTCGTCGCCGGTCGGAACGTCGGCGCGCTGCCGGACCGCAAGATCCCCGAGTTGCGACGCTCGATGGGGGTCGTCTTCCAGGACTTCAAGTTGATCGCCCGCAAGAATGCGCTGGAAAACGTCGCCTACGTCCTTAACGTCGCCGGGCATTCTCGTGCCGAACAGCGTCGCCGGGCCTACAACGCTTTGCGGAGTGTGGGGCTTAACCACCGCCTCAACGTCTACCCGCGCGCCCTCTCCGGGGGCGAGCAGCAGCGTGTCGCCATCGCTCGAGCGATCGTCTGTGAGCCCGATATTCTGCTGGCCGACGAGCCCACGGGAAACCTGGATCCCGATCTGGCCGTCGAGACCATGCGATTGTTCCGTGAAATCAACGCCCGCGGGACGACGGTCGTGGTCGCCACCCACGATCGAGACCTGATCCGCCGCATGCAACGCAGAACGATCATCCTGGATGGCGGTCGAGTCGTCGATGTGGACAGGACCGGATGA
- a CDS encoding M1 family aminopeptidase produces the protein MRNAIRNFGALMPAVALLATVMLLPAPARAAGESGDSEIPGPLKTAITYKLQDRIKEAVGQKNAQGKRFKRGAYSSRFEKVDDTTYAATVQIDTAFETSMQTERIRMILDVEGSAKVSVREELIEDTYTALYRSRGYSCYPFSSFAFDREGMKMSSGPGHVCEFYFNEEVNQVGIASDSLMYEYTLPEHLELIQPAHQYHTLKEILEGDHGVELVFDPEFLAFQCDGETCDEILTSSFKGLERIAAEARSSSVKTEPASMNSAMKRRVDKFNKDWNERFNDNPFHGFRRLDRDSHHFYNALAFRNDDDGVGIAYDNLDGYEVQFFVITGDQIDAAAIRGSIFGYYTEETLKNTSAYDLEQRDDIANREYEIYSVKGEVDAGIDDPEWVKAKIEFGVTVKDDLRELQFFIANAPRGDDTNFRRPSLQVNAVQMDGKDMTWIKTGAFGGLVIFPETVKAGETVYLTMDFATRAIRKYNVAFSQLARFGWMPFVRFGDFIEEFELTIRTPSQYKILGIGQKMEESVSGGVRTSHWSAESPVVFPSIIFGKYFSDDTGDKYKASKIDGTTVPVNVHVDEVSLTDWDIRTKQLRPIATQAAVSIDIYKDISGVDYPYGELNLVNDPSPALYGQAPSSLIYLGSPVFRGEGMLAARGGGTGTTKFVKSVTAHEVGHQWWGSSVSNKNDRSYWFVETLAEYFSAIYLERVYGQKAYDQQVAEWRTTVLDSRVKASVQEATPMWPGEDGFGSYQSALYSKGPMVFHMLRETFGDEKFFPALKQFSLELAEKREIVTRDIQLAAEKAFGGLDPQGNAYNVDLEWFFDQWIRGVGIPQFALNYDVRQAEDGEWLIEGTVKQRIVIGSQREMDVVEGAHYRGVVDLVVEARKGEKYGSRIILNSPEESFRLKVKEKPLEIVLNESDGMLAHDVLVNRDF, from the coding sequence ATGAGGAATGCAATCCGTAACTTCGGAGCCTTGATGCCGGCGGTCGCGCTTCTGGCGACCGTGATGCTGCTGCCCGCACCGGCCCGTGCCGCGGGCGAGTCGGGTGACTCCGAGATTCCCGGTCCACTCAAGACGGCCATCACCTACAAGCTGCAGGATCGAATCAAGGAAGCCGTCGGTCAGAAGAACGCGCAAGGCAAGCGGTTCAAGCGTGGTGCCTACTCGAGCCGTTTCGAGAAGGTCGATGACACGACCTATGCGGCGACCGTCCAGATCGATACCGCGTTCGAGACTTCGATGCAGACCGAACGCATTCGGATGATCCTCGATGTCGAGGGCAGCGCCAAGGTGTCGGTCCGCGAGGAGTTGATCGAGGACACCTATACGGCCCTCTACCGCTCGCGCGGGTACAGCTGCTACCCGTTCAGCAGCTTCGCGTTCGATCGCGAGGGGATGAAGATGTCGTCGGGACCTGGCCACGTTTGTGAGTTTTACTTCAACGAAGAGGTTAATCAGGTCGGCATCGCGAGCGACAGTCTCATGTACGAGTACACGCTGCCCGAGCATTTAGAGCTCATCCAGCCCGCGCACCAGTACCACACCCTGAAGGAGATTCTCGAAGGCGATCACGGCGTCGAGTTGGTCTTCGATCCGGAGTTCTTGGCGTTCCAGTGTGATGGGGAGACCTGCGACGAAATCCTCACGTCATCGTTCAAGGGGCTGGAGCGGATCGCCGCGGAGGCACGGTCGTCGTCCGTCAAGACCGAGCCCGCCAGCATGAATTCTGCAATGAAGCGTCGTGTGGACAAATTCAACAAGGACTGGAACGAGAGATTTAACGATAATCCCTTCCACGGTTTCAGACGCCTCGACCGCGATTCACATCATTTCTACAACGCGCTCGCATTTCGTAACGACGACGATGGCGTCGGTATCGCGTACGACAATCTTGACGGATACGAGGTGCAGTTTTTTGTCATAACGGGCGACCAGATCGACGCCGCGGCGATCCGTGGTTCGATCTTCGGCTATTACACCGAAGAGACGCTAAAGAACACCTCGGCCTACGACCTCGAGCAACGGGACGACATCGCCAACCGTGAGTACGAGATCTACAGCGTCAAGGGAGAGGTAGACGCAGGTATTGATGATCCGGAGTGGGTCAAAGCGAAGATTGAGTTCGGGGTTACCGTCAAGGACGATCTTCGCGAACTTCAATTCTTCATTGCAAACGCCCCGCGTGGCGATGACACCAACTTCAGGCGCCCCAGCCTTCAGGTCAACGCCGTTCAGATGGATGGCAAGGACATGACCTGGATCAAGACAGGTGCCTTCGGTGGCCTCGTTATCTTTCCTGAGACGGTCAAGGCCGGGGAGACCGTCTACCTAACGATGGACTTCGCCACCCGCGCGATTCGCAAGTACAACGTCGCGTTCTCCCAGCTGGCTCGATTTGGCTGGATGCCGTTTGTTCGCTTCGGCGATTTCATCGAAGAGTTCGAATTGACGATTCGGACACCGTCGCAGTACAAGATTCTTGGTATCGGCCAAAAGATGGAAGAGAGCGTTAGCGGCGGGGTTCGTACCAGCCATTGGTCCGCCGAGAGCCCCGTCGTCTTCCCGTCCATCATCTTCGGTAAGTACTTCTCGGATGACACGGGCGACAAGTATAAGGCCAGCAAGATCGACGGCACCACGGTCCCCGTCAACGTCCATGTGGACGAGGTCAGCCTGACCGACTGGGATATTCGTACGAAACAGTTGCGACCGATCGCTACCCAGGCGGCCGTCTCCATCGATATCTACAAGGATATCTCCGGGGTCGACTACCCGTACGGTGAGTTGAATCTGGTCAACGATCCCTCGCCGGCCCTCTACGGTCAGGCACCGAGTTCATTGATCTATCTCGGATCGCCGGTCTTTCGCGGTGAGGGTATGCTGGCCGCGAGAGGTGGAGGAACCGGCACAACCAAGTTCGTAAAGTCTGTGACCGCCCACGAGGTAGGCCATCAGTGGTGGGGTTCTTCGGTCTCCAACAAGAACGACCGCAGTTACTGGTTTGTCGAAACGTTGGCCGAGTACTTCTCCGCAATCTACCTGGAGCGGGTCTACGGGCAGAAAGCCTACGACCAGCAGGTCGCCGAATGGCGGACCACCGTCCTCGATAGTCGCGTGAAGGCCAGCGTCCAGGAAGCCACCCCCATGTGGCCCGGTGAAGACGGCTTCGGCTCATACCAATCGGCGCTCTACAGCAAGGGCCCGATGGTCTTTCACATGCTTCGGGAGACTTTTGGCGACGAGAAGTTCTTCCCGGCTCTGAAGCAGTTCTCCCTGGAGTTGGCCGAAAAACGCGAGATCGTGACCCGCGACATTCAGCTGGCGGCTGAGAAGGCCTTCGGTGGCCTCGATCCCCAGGGCAACGCCTACAACGTTGACCTGGAGTGGTTCTTTGATCAGTGGATCCGGGGAGTCGGGATTCCGCAGTTCGCTCTGAACTACGACGTGCGACAGGCCGAGGACGGAGAGTGGTTGATCGAGGGAACGGTCAAGCAACGCATTGTCATTGGCAGTCAGCGAGAGATGGATGTCGTCGAGGGCGCGCACTACCGTGGTGTTGTGGACTTAGTCGTCGAGGCTCGCAAGGGTGAGAAGTACGGCAGTCGAATTATCCTCAACAGCCCCGAGGAGTCGTTCCGATTGAAGGTCAAGGAAAAGCCGCTGGAGATCGTATTGAACGAGTCCGACGGGATGCTGGCGCACGACGTCCTCGTGAACCGCGACTTCTGA
- a CDS encoding 3-hydroxyacyl-CoA dehydrogenase NAD-binding domain-containing protein, giving the protein MLEPYGVSERLDADGILRLVFEMPETKVNLLSQGLLQALGELLDAVKNRDEVRAVMFASSKPGMFIAGMDMEQIAQVSDAYKAAEAARFGQSVFQRIADLGKPTLAAIGGACVGGGTELALACDFRIAGRGRRTRIGLPEVKIGIIPGFGGCQRLPRLVGMMAALDVIMTGKQLDARRARKIGLVDMVVPDEYLEREGLKLLQQAINDGVSRVQGRYRKRRPMVERAVEGITPLRNYVLDQARKKTKARVEPRNYPAPFRAVEAIEAAITEPLPKGLDLEARIVGELVPTPTSKNLIWLFKSQTAIKGDLEGVRAVPQRVHRAAVVGAGIMGGGIAQLIADREIPVRLKDLRYDAILTALQTASGVWKKQLKRRRITPREMSQRMAFIAPTTDDTGLRHVDLVVEAVVENLDIKRQVLAAVEEQLNQRAVFATNTSSIPISEIATSARRPERVVGLHFFNPVHRMPLVEVIAGTFSSPEAIATAHAFARRLGKVPVLVKDGPGFLVNRILTLYLFEALRMLREGVRIEAADKAMTAFGMPMGPFALMDQVGLDTSQHVGEVLREAFGRRLGEDDGLLAGMVASGRLGQKNGKGFYRYRAGKRTVPDREVYDLAGSPTVMELPPETLQERMVLAMVNESALCMQEGVAREPRDLDVAMVMGTGFPPFRGGLLRHADAVGIPIVADRLSRLADAHGERFRPAASLQEMVRGQTRFYSDS; this is encoded by the coding sequence ATGTTGGAACCTTACGGAGTCTCCGAACGGCTCGATGCGGACGGCATCCTGCGTCTGGTTTTCGAGATGCCGGAGACCAAGGTCAACCTGCTGAGCCAGGGGCTGCTCCAGGCTCTGGGCGAGCTCCTGGATGCCGTGAAGAACCGCGACGAGGTACGCGCGGTCATGTTCGCCAGCTCGAAGCCCGGCATGTTCATCGCCGGGATGGACATGGAGCAGATCGCGCAGGTGAGCGACGCGTACAAGGCTGCGGAAGCGGCACGCTTCGGGCAGTCGGTGTTCCAACGGATTGCCGATCTCGGTAAACCGACATTGGCGGCGATCGGCGGTGCCTGCGTCGGCGGCGGCACCGAACTTGCCCTCGCCTGCGATTTTCGCATCGCGGGTCGCGGGCGGAGGACTCGGATCGGGTTGCCCGAAGTGAAGATCGGAATCATTCCCGGGTTTGGCGGTTGCCAACGACTGCCGCGTCTCGTCGGCATGATGGCGGCCCTCGATGTGATCATGACCGGAAAGCAACTGGACGCCCGTCGTGCACGAAAGATCGGTCTCGTCGACATGGTGGTTCCGGACGAATACCTCGAGCGTGAGGGTCTTAAACTGCTCCAGCAGGCGATCAACGACGGTGTCAGTCGCGTTCAAGGCCGTTATCGCAAGCGTCGACCGATGGTCGAGCGGGCCGTCGAGGGGATCACCCCCCTACGCAACTATGTCCTGGATCAGGCTCGCAAGAAGACCAAAGCACGCGTCGAGCCGCGGAACTACCCGGCACCGTTCAGAGCCGTCGAGGCGATCGAGGCGGCGATCACCGAGCCGCTACCGAAAGGCCTCGATCTCGAGGCGCGGATCGTGGGGGAACTGGTCCCGACCCCTACCTCGAAGAATCTGATCTGGCTGTTCAAATCGCAAACGGCGATCAAGGGGGACCTCGAGGGAGTTCGAGCGGTACCGCAACGGGTCCATCGGGCGGCCGTCGTGGGCGCCGGCATCATGGGAGGTGGGATCGCGCAGCTGATCGCCGACCGTGAGATACCGGTTCGCCTGAAAGACCTCCGCTACGACGCGATCCTGACGGCACTGCAAACCGCCTCCGGTGTCTGGAAAAAACAGTTGAAGCGTCGCCGGATCACGCCACGCGAGATGTCGCAACGGATGGCGTTCATCGCGCCGACGACGGACGACACGGGACTCCGACATGTGGATCTGGTCGTCGAGGCCGTCGTCGAGAATCTCGACATCAAGCGACAGGTACTGGCCGCGGTCGAAGAGCAGCTGAACCAGCGGGCGGTCTTCGCAACCAATACATCCTCGATCCCGATCAGCGAAATCGCGACAAGCGCCCGACGTCCCGAGCGAGTGGTCGGTCTGCACTTCTTCAATCCCGTACACCGGATGCCACTCGTCGAGGTCATCGCGGGTACCTTCAGTTCTCCGGAGGCTATCGCCACCGCTCACGCGTTTGCTCGTAGATTGGGCAAGGTGCCGGTGTTGGTCAAGGACGGCCCCGGCTTCCTGGTCAATCGGATCTTGACGCTCTATCTGTTCGAGGCCCTACGCATGCTTCGCGAGGGCGTCCGGATCGAGGCAGCCGACAAGGCGATGACCGCTTTCGGCATGCCGATGGGACCCTTCGCCCTGATGGATCAGGTCGGCCTCGACACCTCTCAGCACGTGGGAGAGGTATTGCGGGAGGCGTTCGGTCGTCGCCTGGGTGAAGACGATGGCCTGCTGGCCGGTATGGTGGCGTCCGGTCGGCTGGGTCAGAAAAACGGCAAGGGCTTCTACCGTTATCGAGCCGGCAAGCGAACCGTCCCGGATCGAGAGGTCTACGATCTGGCCGGATCTCCCACGGTCATGGAGCTGCCTCCCGAGACGCTCCAGGAGCGGATGGTCCTGGCGATGGTCAACGAGTCCGCCCTCTGCATGCAGGAGGGGGTTGCCCGCGAGCCACGGGATCTCGATGTCGCCATGGTGATGGGCACGGGTTTCCCGCCGTTCCGTGGTGGCCTCCTGCGCCACGCCGACGCCGTGGGAATCCCGATCGTCGCCGATCGCCTCTCTCGACTGGCCGACGCCCACGGCGAGCGATTCCGCCCGGCCGCGTCGCTCCAGGAGATGGTGCGGGGGCAGACCCGGTTCTATTCGGATTCCTAG
- a CDS encoding thiolase family protein, whose product MLSSDRDVVVISGVRTPFVKAGSLLAGTSAVELGRIAVREAIERADLDPRTIDEVVVGNIAGPADAANIARVISLMAKVPEHVPAFTVNRNCASGLESIVEAAYRIQSGHANIVVAGAVESMSQIPLLFSQEAQQVWGGVSRAKGLLAQLAAFGRFRPRHFKPLVGLMLGLTDPISGLNMGQTAENLAREFQIGRGEQDAFALRSHQRSTAAWSNGLMDHEVVPVPCGPRFKKAVERDNGIRENQTIEALAKLRPFFDRKFGTVTAGNSSQITDGAAALVLASRARARQLGAPILGTIRSWAFAGCDPARMGLGPALSTPIALQRAGGLPLDRMDLVEINEAFAVQVLACLKAMASRPFCETHLGTGPLGHIDPERLNVNGGAIAYGHPVGATGGRLVLTMLNEMARRDASLGLVTLCVGGGQGGSIVLERGT is encoded by the coding sequence ATGTTGTCATCCGATCGTGATGTGGTGGTGATCTCCGGCGTGCGGACTCCGTTCGTCAAGGCCGGCAGTCTGCTCGCAGGCACCTCTGCGGTCGAACTCGGCCGTATCGCCGTCCGAGAGGCCATCGAGCGCGCAGACCTCGATCCCCGTACGATCGATGAGGTCGTCGTCGGAAATATCGCCGGCCCGGCGGATGCGGCGAACATCGCCCGGGTCATCTCGCTGATGGCGAAGGTGCCGGAGCACGTGCCGGCGTTCACCGTCAATCGGAATTGCGCCTCAGGTCTCGAATCAATCGTCGAGGCGGCCTATCGGATCCAGTCGGGTCACGCGAATATCGTTGTCGCCGGTGCCGTCGAGTCGATGTCACAGATCCCGCTCCTGTTCTCTCAGGAGGCCCAGCAGGTCTGGGGTGGGGTATCCCGTGCGAAAGGCCTCCTGGCACAGTTGGCGGCCTTCGGTCGCTTCCGACCCCGTCATTTCAAGCCCCTGGTGGGGTTGATGCTTGGGCTGACCGACCCGATTTCAGGCCTGAACATGGGGCAGACGGCCGAGAACCTCGCCCGGGAATTCCAGATCGGACGTGGTGAACAGGACGCGTTTGCGTTGCGCAGTCATCAGCGCTCGACGGCCGCCTGGTCCAATGGCCTCATGGATCATGAGGTCGTTCCGGTTCCATGCGGCCCCCGGTTCAAGAAGGCGGTCGAGCGAGACAACGGGATTCGCGAGAACCAGACCATCGAGGCGCTGGCCAAGCTGCGCCCGTTTTTCGATCGAAAGTTCGGAACGGTGACTGCGGGGAATTCGTCACAGATTACCGATGGCGCCGCGGCACTCGTCCTTGCGTCTCGGGCACGCGCACGACAACTCGGTGCACCGATTCTCGGTACGATTCGTTCCTGGGCATTTGCAGGTTGCGACCCGGCGAGAATGGGACTTGGCCCCGCTCTCTCGACGCCGATCGCCCTTCAGCGTGCCGGAGGTCTTCCACTGGATCGCATGGACCTCGTCGAGATCAACGAGGCTTTCGCGGTTCAGGTCCTCGCTTGCCTCAAGGCGATGGCATCCAGACCCTTCTGCGAGACCCATCTGGGAACTGGCCCCCTGGGTCATATCGACCCGGAACGTCTGAACGTCAATGGTGGCGCGATCGCCTACGGGCATCCCGTCGGCGCGACGGGCGGGCGACTTGTCCTGACGATGTTGAATGAGATGGCTCGGCGTGACGCCTCGTTGGGTCTGGTGACCCTCTGTGTCGGCGGTGGCCAGGGTGGTTCGATCGTACTCGAGCGGGGCACATAG
- a CDS encoding sigma-54 dependent transcriptional regulator, whose product MSQPVAPRILVADDEEDIRSSLRMILEYEKMTMLEAATGPEALERVEHDHPDAVLLDIKMPRMDGLEVLARLRETRPQTPVVMISGHGTISTAVEATRLGAFDFMEKPLERERVLLVLRNALEHGRLTRQVREFELEYEERFQLVGESEALDRIRQSVAKIAPTRASVLITGESGTGKELVARAIHRNGDRADKPFVQVNCAAIPEELIESELFGHVKGSFTGAVKDQVGKFVRAQGGTIFLDEIGDMSLKTQAKVLRVLQDGDIEQVGAAKTVTVDVRVVAATNKDLLTEIREEKFREDLYFRLNVIPLELPPLRERAEDVPLLVEHLAAQYCRENNYRPRRFSPEVLRELSRLPWMGNVRELRNAIERLIIMTTGDPVEVADLPAGLGMALGESASASTGDYLPVSYRDSTLQEFKDSAERAFLVDKLRANQWNIAGTAKAISTPRSNLYKKLESYGISREADGAKEDA is encoded by the coding sequence ATGAGCCAACCTGTCGCACCGCGCATTCTCGTAGCCGACGATGAGGAGGACATCCGCTCATCGCTTCGGATGATCCTCGAATACGAGAAGATGACCATGCTCGAGGCCGCCACGGGCCCCGAGGCCCTCGAACGCGTCGAGCACGACCATCCGGACGCCGTCCTCCTGGACATCAAGATGCCGCGGATGGATGGCCTCGAGGTTCTTGCACGTCTCCGCGAGACCAGGCCGCAGACGCCGGTCGTCATGATCTCGGGCCACGGCACGATCAGTACCGCGGTGGAGGCGACGCGTCTTGGCGCATTCGACTTCATGGAGAAGCCCCTGGAGCGCGAGCGAGTCTTGCTGGTGCTTCGCAACGCGCTGGAGCATGGTCGGCTGACCCGTCAGGTTCGCGAGTTCGAACTCGAGTACGAGGAGCGCTTCCAGCTGGTCGGCGAGTCCGAGGCCCTGGACAGGATCCGACAGTCGGTTGCCAAGATCGCGCCGACCCGGGCCTCCGTGTTGATCACCGGCGAGTCCGGGACCGGTAAGGAGCTCGTGGCCCGCGCAATTCATCGAAACGGCGACCGTGCCGACAAACCGTTCGTTCAGGTCAACTGCGCCGCGATTCCCGAGGAGTTGATCGAATCGGAGCTGTTTGGCCACGTGAAGGGGTCGTTTACCGGCGCCGTGAAGGATCAGGTCGGGAAGTTCGTTCGCGCACAGGGAGGCACGATCTTCCTCGATGAGATTGGTGACATGAGCCTCAAGACCCAGGCCAAGGTCCTACGCGTATTGCAGGATGGCGACATCGAGCAGGTTGGGGCAGCGAAGACGGTCACCGTCGACGTTCGGGTGGTGGCCGCCACCAACAAGGACCTCCTGACGGAGATCCGCGAGGAGAAGTTCCGCGAGGACCTCTACTTCCGTCTCAACGTGATTCCACTCGAGCTACCACCGTTGCGGGAACGCGCGGAAGATGTTCCACTGCTTGTCGAGCATCTCGCGGCGCAGTATTGCAGGGAAAATAATTATCGCCCGCGTCGGTTTTCGCCCGAAGTGTTGCGAGAGCTTTCTCGACTTCCGTGGATGGGCAACGTTCGCGAGTTGCGCAATGCTATCGAGCGATTGATTATCATGACGACCGGAGACCCGGTCGAGGTTGCGGACTTGCCCGCGGGGCTGGGGATGGCGTTGGGAGAGTCGGCTTCGGCATCGACAGGAGACTACCTGCCGGTCTCGTATCGGGATTCGACGTTGCAGGAGTTCAAGGACTCGGCGGAGAGGGCGTTTCTCGTGGACAAGCTTCGCGCCAATCAGTGGAATATCGCCGGGACGGCCAAGGCGATCTCGACTCCCCGTTCCAACCTGTATAAGAAACTCGAATCCTACGGCATCAGCCGTGAAGCAGACGGCGCGAAGGAAGACGCTTGA
- a CDS encoding trypsin-like peptidase domain-containing protein, whose translation MNKGSLGFLSLLLVIGISIVFGVIVGGKLNAPPVAHAAPSHQPIQLAPANTGKVAGPDFADVVERSIPAVVGVTTTRVNERTELNGDEENPHGRGDPEEFLRRFFSQPTPEGDAEPSIGEGSGFIISTDGYVLTNHHVIQNSARIRVSLENGRAYDAEVVGSDPSIDLALLKIDAGDHYLPTLPLGDSDAMRVGEWVLAIGNPLDFEHTVTAGVVSAKGRRVPISGTDEGVARFIQTDAAINFGNSGGPLLDGAGNVIGINTAIRRSNFAEGIGFALPINHVRLVIDQLREYGEVRRGYIGIRMAAEGITEEVVDYFDLDTAEGVLIDEVVENGPADDAGLRRDDIVRKVNGVSIRDNSDLIWQISSIRPDETVKLDVLRDGKLRKLEVRLADRDEGLRAGNNRRPEPRRAEPEREFEGLGFAVRDLKDELRDGGVSGVTVSRVEVDSQAFEKGLRRGMVIISINGTQVDSVEEWQAIAESLEPGTSIRLGAVVNGSGFSIFLRVPD comes from the coding sequence ATGAACAAGGGCTCCCTCGGATTTCTTTCACTTCTCCTGGTCATCGGGATCAGCATCGTGTTCGGTGTGATCGTCGGTGGGAAGTTGAACGCACCGCCGGTGGCCCATGCCGCCCCGAGTCACCAACCGATTCAGCTGGCCCCTGCGAATACCGGCAAGGTTGCCGGCCCGGACTTCGCGGACGTCGTAGAGCGATCCATCCCGGCGGTCGTCGGGGTCACCACGACTCGGGTCAACGAACGGACGGAACTGAATGGGGACGAGGAAAACCCCCACGGTCGCGGCGACCCCGAGGAGTTTCTTCGTCGCTTCTTCAGTCAGCCCACCCCCGAAGGGGATGCGGAACCCAGCATCGGTGAGGGTTCGGGATTCATCATCTCGACCGACGGCTACGTATTGACCAATCACCACGTGATTCAGAACAGCGCCCGCATTCGGGTCTCCCTCGAGAACGGACGCGCGTATGACGCCGAGGTCGTGGGCTCCGATCCGTCGATCGACCTGGCCCTGCTCAAGATCGACGCCGGGGACCATTACCTGCCGACCTTGCCCCTCGGGGACTCAGACGCGATGCGAGTCGGTGAGTGGGTTCTCGCCATCGGCAATCCGCTCGACTTCGAACACACGGTGACCGCAGGCGTGGTCAGCGCAAAGGGACGACGCGTGCCGATCAGTGGCACCGACGAGGGCGTCGCGCGGTTTATCCAAACCGACGCCGCGATCAACTTCGGCAACTCCGGTGGCCCGCTGCTGGATGGTGCCGGAAACGTCATTGGAATCAATACGGCGATTCGTCGCTCGAACTTTGCCGAAGGCATCGGGTTCGCACTCCCCATCAATCATGTGCGGCTGGTCATCGATCAGCTTCGAGAGTACGGCGAGGTCCGAAGGGGTTACATCGGCATCCGAATGGCGGCCGAGGGGATCACCGAGGAGGTCGTGGATTACTTCGACCTGGACACGGCCGAAGGGGTCCTGATCGACGAAGTCGTCGAGAACGGACCCGCCGATGACGCAGGTCTCAGGCGTGACGACATCGTACGCAAGGTCAACGGAGTGAGCATCAGGGACAACTCCGACCTGATCTGGCAGATCTCATCGATTCGCCCCGACGAGACGGTGAAGCTCGACGTTCTTCGAGACGGCAAGTTGCGGAAGCTCGAGGTCCGTCTGGCGGATCGTGACGAGGGTCTGCGCGCGGGTAACAACCGGCGTCCCGAGCCGCGTCGTGCCGAGCCGGAGCGCGAATTCGAGGGTCTGGGCTTCGCGGTTCGTGATCTTAAGGACGAGCTGCGGGACGGGGGCGTGTCCGGCGTCACGGTTTCGCGTGTCGAGGTGGATTCGCAGGCCTTCGAGAAGGGACTGCGTCGCGGGATGGTCATCATTTCGATCAACGGGACCCAGGTCGATAGCGTCGAGGAATGGCAGGCGATCGCAGAGAGTCTGGAGCCGGGCACATCGATCCGTCTCGGGGCCGTTGTCAACGGCAGCGGGTTTTCGATCTTCCTGCGGGTTCCCGACTGA
- a CDS encoding response regulator — protein MRNSVGRVLVVDDDPSVLATYRRVLRRAGYEAHYYDDPRRLLGEADRGVKADLLLLDYKMPAIDGLTLLAELRNLGCRARCILISAFLNEDVRERAAVLSVDVVLDKPVDVCTLRSKVAELLPPPAETRTDQVS, from the coding sequence GTGCGGAATTCCGTGGGTCGGGTGCTGGTCGTCGACGACGATCCGTCGGTGTTGGCCACCTATCGACGGGTCCTTCGCCGCGCCGGCTACGAGGCGCACTACTACGACGACCCGCGGCGATTACTTGGCGAGGCCGATCGGGGAGTCAAGGCCGACCTTCTGCTGCTGGATTACAAGATGCCGGCCATCGACGGACTGACGCTGCTGGCCGAACTGCGGAATCTGGGGTGTCGGGCACGCTGCATCCTCATCTCCGCATTCCTTAATGAAGATGTGCGCGAACGTGCGGCCGTGCTTTCCGTAGATGTAGTATTGGATAAGCCGGTCGATGTCTGTACGTTGCGGTCGAAAGTTGCAGAACTGTTGCCACCGCCCGCTGAGACGAGAACGGATCAGGTTAGTTAG